The genomic stretch AGGCGGTTCTCATCCTGGACAACGATGGGGAGAGGCTGTACGCCAAGGTAACGGAGTCCTCTTGGCCTTTAAGAACAATCGGTGTATAGCCTCTCCCCTGTGCTGCTCACTCGCAGGGCCTCGCAGTCCTAAAAGCCCTTGAGAAGACGCCTCTGTTGAAGTGGATGGCTTAATTAACAGacttgactgattgattgattggttgtgCCCGCAGTATTACGATGACACGTACCCCACGGTGAAGGAGCAGAAGGCCTTTGAGAAGAACATCTTCAACAAGACCCACCGCACTGACAGTAAGGCGTAGAAATCGAGAACTAGACATGGTCCCGGGCTAGAGAGTTTGATCACGCGTGAAAGTGCTCAGTCACACACTAGAACTGAATTCAGTAATCAATTTAAGATTGCATTTTGGTCCAGGCTAGAGATTAGAGCTCTAGGTACACCTGGGCTTTCGTTAATGCTTGGGCTACATTTCTACATTTCCACCTGaagggtgtgggtgtgggccTGGCATGGGGTTCCCACTTGTTTTGCCATAAAACTGGAAAGGTAACTCACTGATGGAAAACAATGGGTTGCGTTGAAAAGTCTCTCCTGTCTGCGCTGCCCAGAAGTCTCAGTTTAGCATGAACAATGTAATCTGCGATCAGTTAGGCTAATTAATCGCCATGTGTGTATGGACTGCAGAGTTGGATGTTCAAGGAAAATGTCATAGAAGCATTTTGCAGCTTTTTGCATcccttcccccacccccccaggtGAGATCGCTCTGCTAGAAGGATTGACGGTCGTCTACAAGAGCAACATTGACCTGTACTTCTATGTGATTGGCAGCTCACACGAAAATGAGGTAATGGCCCGATCAAAGCCCAGTCTGCAGGGTGTGAGTGGGAGGctcaaatgtaatgtattgcttatttattttttcctttgtttcttTACTCCGTGGCACAGCTGATGCTCATGTCGGTGCTGAACTGCCTGTTTGACTCGCTCAGTCAGATGCTGAGGTAAGAGGCTGTCTTCTGAAGAAGGCGGGTGGGCTTTCTTCAGGAAGTACGAATAGTTGTGTTACTGTCATCATTACCGTTACATTagtgtctctccctccctgtctctcgctctccctcttgCTGTCCTTCTCTGTCTCCCTCGCAGGAAGAATGTGGAGAAGAGAGCCCTGCTGGAGAACATGGAGGGTCTGTTCCTGGCTGTGGATGAGATCGTGGAtggggggtgagagagagagaagggagacaTACAGACATGTTGAGAGAAACTGATCTGGACACAGGGAGAGATCAAGATCCAGACCCTTACACACTTTCTCACTTTGTCTTTCACACTCAAtcactcattcacacacacacaaaatataccTTATAGAGAGAAAGATGGACACACAACTGCACAGATGCAAGCGGATGACCACTATtcttgttttgtgaaaatcgTACCTGCCTGTGTCATTAATACCCCACCCGCCTCCTTCCTGCCCCTGTAGGGTGATCCTGGAGAGCGATCCCCAGCAGGTGGTGCACCGCGTGGCCCTGAGGGTGAGGCTTCTGCACTGTCAATCAGTCATTTCATTATCTGACTAGGCCACAGAGCAGCCGCCTCATGGTCTGGCACCGCATGGGCCCGGCGGACTCTGCCTGCCCTTCCTGAGCCCTGTGTTTTGGAGTTGGTGGTTCTGCCCTGCCTCACTGCAGGGCTGCTCTTAGGC from Amia ocellicauda isolate fAmiCal2 unplaced genomic scaffold, fAmiCal2.hap1 HAP1_SCAFFOLD_336, whole genome shotgun sequence encodes the following:
- the LOC136732075 gene encoding coatomer subunit zeta-1; protein product: VLILDNDGERLYAKYYDDTYPTVKEQKAFEKNIFNKTHRTDSEIALLEGLTVVYKSNIDLYFYVIGSSHENELMLMSVLNCLFDSLSQMLRKNVEKRALLENMEGLFLAVDEIVDGGVILESDPQQVVHRVALRGDDVPLTEQTVTQVLQSAKEQIKWSLLR